One Thauera sp. K11 DNA window includes the following coding sequences:
- a CDS encoding Acg family FMN-binding oxidoreductase has translation MLPTETIRTLVEQACAAPSSHNTQPWLFRAHGAAIELWADRTRALPVNDPFDRELTVSCGAALLSLRVAAAAAGFGARVDLLPEGPGSDWLARIEIANGAPEAGLAPLAEALRRRRTYRKAFENRPVPEDVMWAVEQAVAAEGAALVTLAGESRQQAAELVADGDRLQWDDPRWRRELAMWMHPRRAGDGLSVPALAAPIAQAVVRTFDLGQGVAAKDQQLATASPWLGVLITVQDDALAWLNAGQALQRALLVGCQLGLQASYLNQPIQVAVLRPRLQAVAGTAGHPQLLIRWGYSGDVLPAASRRAVEAVLEFGAG, from the coding sequence ATGCTGCCTACTGAGACGATCAGGACGTTGGTCGAACAGGCCTGCGCCGCGCCTTCCAGCCACAACACCCAACCCTGGCTGTTCCGTGCGCACGGCGCGGCAATCGAGCTGTGGGCCGATCGCACGCGCGCCCTGCCGGTGAATGATCCCTTCGACCGCGAACTGACGGTGAGTTGCGGCGCTGCCTTGCTGTCGTTACGGGTAGCGGCCGCGGCGGCCGGATTCGGCGCGCGGGTCGATCTGCTGCCGGAAGGGCCCGGGTCCGACTGGCTGGCGCGCATCGAAATCGCGAATGGCGCCCCCGAAGCCGGGCTCGCACCGCTGGCCGAGGCACTGCGCCGGCGCCGGACCTATCGCAAGGCTTTCGAGAACCGCCCGGTTCCCGAGGATGTCATGTGGGCAGTCGAACAGGCGGTGGCTGCCGAAGGCGCGGCCCTGGTGACGCTGGCCGGCGAAAGCCGGCAACAGGCGGCCGAGCTGGTCGCCGACGGCGACCGCCTGCAGTGGGACGATCCGCGCTGGCGCAGGGAACTGGCGATGTGGATGCATCCGCGCCGCGCGGGCGACGGCCTGTCCGTGCCGGCGCTGGCGGCACCGATCGCCCAGGCCGTCGTGCGCACCTTCGACCTGGGCCAGGGCGTGGCCGCCAAGGACCAGCAACTCGCCACCGCCTCGCCCTGGCTTGGCGTGCTGATCACGGTGCAGGATGATGCCCTGGCTTGGCTGAACGCCGGGCAGGCCTTGCAGCGTGCCTTGTTGGTGGGCTGCCAGCTTGGGCTGCAGGCTTCCTATCTGAACCAGCCGATTCAGGTGGCGGTTTTGCGGCCGCGGTTGCAGGCAGTGGCGGGCACTGCGGGGCATCCACAGTTGTTGATTCGTTGGGGGTATTCGGGAGATGTGCTGCCTGCTGCTTCGCGGCGGGCGGTCGAGGCCGTGCTCGAGTTTGGGGCTGGGTAA
- a CDS encoding helix-turn-helix domain-containing protein: protein MFSSTPQLIARATASAPDYVMEGHNGDIFGARWNHPAGESQLRRNAEHVLVYHLSGNTDVERLQQGVVTGFRSRVGSVTFMPRDSESDWRLGGNTQVIHLYLSQALMDAFARDTLERESCPDIDDFFAVHDSWLDGFFRMLASEAPPSAGHGTRLETLVLDQIQSLLVRHLVTRYARERRADTERALVRGGHGSQLRQSVLKKITALIHERLHEDICLQDLADLACISKDHFLRAFRDTVGQTPYHYVLSQRLERARVLLREDQGLPVAEIARRCGFKNLSHFSATFRRMTGVSPKGYRG, encoded by the coding sequence GTGTTCTCATCGACCCCGCAGCTCATCGCGCGCGCCACCGCCTCTGCGCCGGACTACGTGATGGAGGGCCACAACGGCGACATCTTCGGCGCGCGCTGGAACCACCCTGCCGGCGAATCCCAGCTGCGCCGCAACGCCGAGCACGTGCTGGTCTATCACCTTTCGGGCAACACCGACGTCGAGCGCCTGCAGCAGGGCGTGGTCACCGGCTTTCGCTCGCGCGTCGGCTCGGTGACCTTCATGCCGCGCGATTCCGAATCCGACTGGCGGCTGGGCGGCAACACCCAGGTCATCCACCTCTACCTCTCGCAAGCCCTGATGGATGCCTTCGCGCGCGACACGCTGGAGCGCGAGTCCTGTCCGGACATCGACGATTTCTTCGCGGTGCATGATTCCTGGCTGGACGGTTTCTTCCGCATGCTGGCGAGCGAAGCGCCGCCTTCGGCCGGCCACGGCACCCGGCTGGAGACGCTGGTGCTCGACCAGATCCAGAGCCTGCTGGTGCGCCACCTCGTCACCCGCTACGCGCGCGAGCGCCGCGCGGATACCGAACGCGCGCTGGTACGCGGCGGCCACGGCAGCCAGCTGCGCCAGAGCGTGCTGAAGAAGATCACCGCGCTGATCCACGAACGCCTGCACGAAGACATCTGCCTGCAGGACCTCGCCGACCTCGCCTGCATCTCCAAGGACCACTTCCTGCGCGCCTTCCGCGACACCGTCGGGCAGACGCCCTACCACTACGTGCTGTCGCAGCGGCTGGAACGGGCGCGGGTGCTGCTGCGGGAGGATCAGGGCCTGCCGGTGGCCGAGATCGCGCGGCGCTGCGGGTTCAAGAACCTGAGCCACTTTTCGGCGACGTTCCGGCGGATGACGGGGGTGAGTCCGAAGGGGTATCGGGGCTGA
- a CDS encoding glucose 1-dehydrogenase, translating to MQGMLEQRVVIVTGAGSGIGRAAAEVMAREGAIVIASDLKLDTVEETAHRITVAGGRAVATRTDVSRLEELDALHDLAIAEFGRLDGAFNNAGIPGPGAALADHDEAAFDALIAINLKAVWYGMKRQIELMLPRGGGAIVNTASVGGIVGKPGLSVYCATKHAVIGLTKTAALEYGSRGVRVNAVCPGVIRTPMVDQVIAGQPGAEAEWSRLQPIGRMGTPEELAEAVAWLMSPRASLVHGHALVADGGLTVA from the coding sequence ATGCAAGGCATGCTCGAACAACGGGTGGTGATCGTCACCGGCGCCGGCTCCGGCATCGGCCGCGCGGCGGCCGAGGTGATGGCGCGCGAGGGCGCCATCGTGATCGCCAGCGATCTCAAACTCGACACGGTGGAAGAAACCGCCCACCGCATCACCGTGGCCGGCGGCCGCGCGGTCGCCACCCGCACCGACGTTTCCAGGCTGGAAGAACTGGATGCGCTGCATGATCTCGCCATCGCCGAGTTCGGCCGGCTCGACGGCGCCTTCAACAACGCCGGCATTCCGGGGCCGGGCGCGGCGCTCGCCGATCATGACGAGGCGGCCTTCGACGCGCTGATCGCCATCAACCTGAAGGCGGTGTGGTACGGCATGAAGCGCCAGATCGAGCTGATGCTGCCGCGCGGCGGCGGCGCCATCGTCAATACCGCGTCGGTCGGCGGCATCGTCGGCAAGCCGGGGCTGTCGGTCTATTGCGCCACCAAGCATGCCGTGATCGGCCTCACCAAGACGGCGGCGCTGGAATACGGCAGCCGCGGCGTGCGGGTGAATGCGGTGTGCCCGGGGGTGATCCGCACGCCGATGGTGGACCAGGTGATCGCCGGCCAGCCGGGCGCGGAAGCGGAATGGAGCAGGCTGCAGCCGATCGGCCGCATGGGCACGCCGGAGGAGCTGGCCGAGGCGGTGGCCTGGCTGATGTCGCCGCGCGCCTCGCTGGTGCACGGCCATGCGCTGGTGGCCGACGGCGGGCTGACCGTGGCCTGA
- a CDS encoding LamB/YcsF family protein: MKINLNADLGESFGAWKMGEDAALLQVVRSANIACGFHAGDPLVMRDTVRTALAAGVSLGAHPAYPDLEGFGRRPMTMAPAELEATVIYQVGALAGMAAAEGGRLSHVKPHGALNNQACEDAALADTVARAVRAVDRELILLAPALSELHAAGERAGLRVAAEIFADRAYTDAATLVPRSQPGAVLHGHDEIVAHVLRMLAVGGIVAQGGKVMKTPMHSICVHGDTPGAVESARRLAARLLAAGWELRPLPEMLA; this comes from the coding sequence ATGAAGATCAACCTCAACGCCGACCTTGGCGAATCCTTCGGCGCCTGGAAGATGGGCGAGGACGCGGCGCTGCTGCAGGTGGTGCGCTCGGCCAACATCGCCTGCGGCTTCCATGCCGGCGATCCGCTGGTGATGCGCGACACGGTGCGCACCGCGCTCGCCGCCGGCGTCAGCCTTGGCGCCCACCCCGCCTACCCCGACCTGGAAGGCTTCGGCCGGCGGCCGATGACGATGGCGCCGGCCGAACTGGAAGCGACGGTGATCTACCAGGTCGGCGCGCTGGCCGGCATGGCGGCGGCCGAGGGCGGCCGGCTCAGCCACGTCAAGCCGCACGGCGCGCTCAACAACCAGGCCTGCGAGGATGCCGCGCTCGCCGACACCGTGGCGCGCGCGGTGCGCGCGGTCGACCGCGAACTCATCCTGCTGGCGCCGGCCTTGTCCGAACTCCATGCCGCCGGCGAACGCGCCGGGCTGCGGGTGGCGGCCGAGATCTTCGCCGACCGCGCCTACACCGACGCCGCCACCCTGGTGCCGCGCAGCCAGCCGGGTGCGGTGCTCCACGGCCACGACGAGATCGTCGCCCACGTGCTGCGCATGCTGGCGGTGGGCGGTATCGTCGCGCAGGGCGGCAAGGTGATGAAGACGCCGATGCACAGCATCTGCGTGCATGGCGACACGCCGGGCGCGGTGGAGAGCGCGCGCCGGCTCGCGGCGAGGCTGTTGGCGGCGGGCTGGGAACTGCGTCCTCTGCCGGAGATGCTGGCCTGA
- a CDS encoding 5-oxoprolinase subunit C family protein — protein sequence MSAGVRLEVLAPGAYASLQDGGRRGWRRIGVPWAGVLDSRLMRIANVLVGNAEAAPVIECFDGGLQLAARGGAVRVAVAGDATLEVERGGERVPLAAWRSLTLADGEVLRVRRLGAGRIAVVAVEGLALPVVLGSAATYARAGLGGLGGALSGRALAAGMRLPAAAASGAPERVLPLPPPLDGGPIRIVPGPQADHFTDAARALLVEAEYRVTAEADRMGVRLEGPVLEHAGAREIVSDATVPGAIQVPGNGQPIVLLADAQTAGGYPKIATVISADLGRLAGCRPGQVLRFAAVDAVEGERLARAAEAETRALLASVRPLRGEGVDLAALYAGNLVSGVVHALSDEYRPLPDVEHGPDGASS from the coding sequence ATGAGCGCCGGCGTGCGCCTGGAAGTGCTGGCGCCCGGTGCCTACGCTTCGCTGCAGGACGGCGGCCGGCGGGGCTGGCGCCGCATCGGCGTGCCCTGGGCGGGCGTGCTCGACAGCCGGCTGATGCGCATCGCCAACGTGCTGGTCGGCAATGCCGAGGCGGCGCCGGTGATCGAATGCTTCGACGGCGGCCTGCAGCTCGCCGCGCGCGGCGGCGCGGTGCGCGTCGCGGTGGCGGGCGACGCCACGCTGGAAGTCGAGCGCGGCGGCGAACGCGTGCCGCTGGCGGCGTGGCGCTCGCTCACGCTGGCCGACGGCGAGGTGCTGCGGGTGCGCCGGCTCGGCGCCGGCCGCATCGCGGTGGTGGCGGTCGAAGGCCTGGCCCTGCCGGTGGTGCTGGGCAGTGCGGCGACCTACGCCCGCGCCGGGCTGGGCGGCCTCGGCGGCGCCCTGAGCGGCCGTGCGCTCGCCGCCGGCATGCGCCTGCCGGCCGCCGCCGCCAGCGGCGCGCCGGAACGGGTGCTGCCGCTGCCGCCGCCGCTCGATGGCGGACCGATCCGCATCGTGCCCGGGCCGCAGGCCGACCATTTCACCGACGCGGCGCGCGCGCTGCTGGTCGAAGCCGAATACCGCGTCACCGCCGAGGCCGACCGCATGGGCGTGCGCCTGGAAGGCCCGGTGCTGGAACACGCCGGCGCACGCGAGATCGTGTCGGACGCCACCGTGCCGGGTGCGATCCAGGTGCCGGGCAACGGCCAGCCCATCGTGCTGCTCGCCGACGCCCAGACCGCCGGCGGCTATCCCAAGATCGCCACCGTGATAAGCGCCGACCTCGGCCGCCTGGCCGGCTGCCGGCCAGGCCAGGTGCTGCGCTTCGCCGCGGTCGACGCCGTCGAAGGCGAACGCCTCGCCCGCGCCGCCGAGGCCGAGACCCGCGCGCTGCTGGCGAGCGTGCGGCCGCTACGCGGCGAAGGCGTGGACCTCGCCGCGCTCTATGCCGGCAATCTGGTGAGCGGCGTGGTGCATGCGTTGTCCGACGAATACCGGCCCTTGCCCGATGTCGAACACGGGCCCGACGGCGCATCCTCGTGA
- the pxpB gene encoding 5-oxoprolinase subunit PxpB: MKPRLLDAGDAAFTIEFGDAIDPRLLAEVNALDAAIARLQAEGGLPGLIETMPTFRSLTVFFDPLVTGREALIAALRPLFDAAGGGGAPAGRRWCLPVCYEGDAAPDLAGTARAIGASADEVVALHGGVEYRVYMLGFLPGFPFMGDLPERLRLPRRAEPRLRVPAGSVAIATGLTAIYPWESPGGWHLLGRCPVQLFDVRRVAPALLAAGDRVRFEPIPMAEFQRLAAAVQAGEIDPRQWLQPAVEAGR, from the coding sequence GTGAAGCCGCGCCTGCTCGATGCCGGCGATGCCGCCTTCACCATCGAATTCGGCGACGCCATCGATCCGCGCCTGCTGGCCGAGGTGAATGCGCTCGACGCGGCGATCGCCCGCCTGCAGGCCGAAGGCGGCCTGCCCGGCCTGATCGAGACCATGCCCACCTTCCGCTCGCTCACCGTGTTCTTCGATCCATTGGTGACCGGGCGCGAGGCGCTGATCGCCGCGCTGCGGCCGCTGTTCGACGCGGCCGGGGGCGGCGGTGCGCCCGCGGGCCGGCGCTGGTGCCTGCCGGTGTGCTACGAGGGCGATGCCGCGCCCGACCTCGCCGGGACGGCGCGCGCCATCGGCGCGAGCGCGGACGAGGTGGTGGCGCTGCACGGCGGCGTCGAATACCGGGTCTACATGCTCGGCTTCCTGCCCGGCTTCCCCTTCATGGGCGACCTGCCGGAGCGCCTGCGCCTGCCGCGCCGCGCCGAACCGCGGCTGCGCGTGCCGGCCGGCAGCGTGGCCATCGCCACCGGGCTGACCGCGATCTACCCGTGGGAAAGCCCCGGCGGCTGGCATCTGCTCGGGCGCTGTCCGGTGCAGCTGTTCGACGTGCGGCGCGTGGCGCCCGCGCTGCTGGCGGCGGGCGACCGGGTGCGCTTCGAACCGATACCGATGGCCGAATTCCAGCGCCTCGCCGCCGCCGTGCAGGCCGGCGAGATCGATCCGCGGCAATGGCTGCAGCCGGCCGTGGAAGCAGGGCGATGA
- a CDS encoding YfaP family protein: MSKPSSSDAFCALLLAALPGCALAELEMPVGGWRQGDAEAPYTQSVNYPASRPGLDAGVPEAAQIRGRIARAGKGPATLVVNGNAMPLETDEAGRYGRAYSFATGSNSVEIRDGEGHPAQRVQFYQTAAGQPQARLRVVLSWDTDGTDLDLHVVTPDGEHAWYGNRVIRSGAIDVDVTTGYGPEIFAAPAPAKGPYQVYVNYYGSGQEHLLTTARIAVIANEGTPSERRQEFEVPMRAAGELTLVRQFVYP, encoded by the coding sequence ATGTCAAAGCCGTCGTCTTCTGATGCCTTCTGCGCGCTGCTGCTCGCCGCGCTGCCCGGCTGCGCGCTCGCCGAATTGGAGATGCCGGTGGGCGGCTGGCGGCAGGGCGATGCCGAGGCCCCCTATACCCAGTCGGTGAACTACCCGGCCTCGCGCCCCGGTCTGGATGCCGGCGTGCCCGAGGCGGCGCAGATCCGCGGCCGCATCGCGCGCGCCGGCAAGGGGCCGGCCACGCTGGTGGTCAACGGCAACGCGATGCCGCTGGAAACCGACGAGGCGGGCCGCTACGGCCGCGCCTACAGCTTCGCCACCGGCTCGAACAGCGTCGAGATCCGCGACGGCGAAGGCCACCCGGCGCAGCGCGTGCAGTTCTACCAGACCGCCGCCGGCCAGCCGCAGGCGCGGCTGCGGGTGGTGCTGAGCTGGGACACCGACGGCACCGACCTCGACCTGCACGTCGTCACGCCCGACGGCGAGCACGCCTGGTACGGCAACCGCGTGATCCGCAGCGGCGCCATCGACGTGGACGTCACCACCGGCTACGGACCGGAGATCTTCGCCGCGCCGGCGCCGGCCAAGGGGCCCTACCAGGTCTATGTGAATTACTACGGCAGCGGCCAGGAACACCTGCTGACCACCGCCCGCATCGCGGTGATCGCCAACGAGGGCACCCCGTCCGAGCGCCGCCAGGAATTCGAGGTGCCGATGCGGGCGGCGGGCGAGCTGACGCTGGTGCGCCAGTTCGTCTATCCCTGA
- a CDS encoding YfaP family protein, with protein MIAARTPVRCCLAVLCALLPALPAAALQPVTLEAPAGGWNHGGFTDRSGDSAVAYPYSPIDRGAQAGRTLIRGRLAAEHRARDAAGRPRTPPTLVVNGNPMPLYSSDDGRFARPYAFGPGSNSVEIRSADGRSLQRLQFYEANPARPRAQLRAILAWDDDQAEVDLHVLTPDGQHAFWAHPVLTNGGGMDVDSVDGAGPEMFSITTPLRGPYQLYVNYWGNFGSAGYHFDERTRQKKIITCRITLVFHENTPQERRESFVVPLRKIGDLTHVKAVVF; from the coding sequence GTGATTGCCGCTCGAACCCCTGTCCGATGCTGTCTGGCGGTGCTGTGCGCGCTCCTGCCCGCCTTGCCGGCGGCGGCGCTGCAGCCGGTCACGCTGGAGGCGCCCGCCGGTGGCTGGAACCATGGCGGCTTCACCGACCGCAGCGGCGACAGCGCGGTGGCCTACCCCTATTCGCCGATAGACCGCGGCGCGCAGGCCGGGCGCACGCTGATCCGCGGCCGGCTCGCGGCCGAGCACCGCGCGCGCGATGCCGCCGGCAGGCCGCGCACGCCGCCGACGCTGGTGGTCAATGGCAACCCGATGCCGCTCTACAGCAGCGACGACGGCCGCTTTGCCCGCCCCTACGCCTTCGGTCCCGGCTCCAACAGCGTCGAGATCCGCAGCGCCGACGGCCGGTCGCTGCAGCGTCTGCAGTTCTACGAGGCCAACCCGGCGCGGCCCCGCGCCCAATTGCGCGCCATCCTGGCCTGGGACGACGATCAGGCGGAGGTCGATCTGCACGTGCTCACGCCCGACGGCCAGCACGCCTTCTGGGCGCACCCGGTGCTGACCAACGGCGGCGGCATGGACGTGGACAGCGTCGATGGCGCCGGGCCGGAGATGTTCTCCATCACCACGCCGCTGCGCGGCCCCTATCAGCTCTACGTCAATTACTGGGGCAACTTCGGCAGCGCCGGCTACCATTTCGACGAGCGCACACGGCAGAAGAAGATCATCACCTGCCGCATCACCCTCGTCTTCCATGAAAACACCCCGCAGGAGCGGCGCGAGAGCTTCGTCGTGCCGCTGCGCAAGATCGGCGATCTCACCCATGTCAAAGCCGTCGTCTTCTGA
- a CDS encoding DUF2300 domain-containing protein produces MCCAFAAWALIGACAQAAPALDLAFRDPASGALVQRSVDAEGRPLPRSQPPAAVPLGSLWKLFVFAWLVENGAPAPDYVCRGGSRLREEESYCCEPGGSIGRDAALVSSCGLFFDPARLGIAAADWRTFWTDRARGLPWLADLAAMGPDTAVGPADVIAALEAVPPRAREQAAGVLLARAFAPGGDPGAVRALGGRLRVKTFSWYRPGTRERYGGGAGWLADGTPLWFGAEGTGQQVLARYGAALAAALPQGGGASVGTAPGCVEVDFFSRYPLRRVDGPDGRPARAGLLRGRHVAVFDNGVSLPFRAGGELRLSLDGAVPRLQGRFGVDDYVARVLDREADAGEAEAARALAVVARSYLFNEAARRGNCLAIADSSRTQRVSPNPPSAAALAAAGFTTELVLRGAPVGYHLDTPGSDRLVWREAVAAGRAGEPWDAILRRAFPAADLVAARDPAGLPCERFEAAERWLAAQAPRWKPLLAGLPGFAPPESLRVCRLAWGTPFSELDRGRIHVRELRIQEDRITLAHEYLHLGLRHHPASGDEALVERWARRLADGVP; encoded by the coding sequence ATGTGCTGTGCATTCGCGGCCTGGGCGCTGATCGGCGCCTGCGCGCAGGCGGCTCCCGCGCTCGACCTCGCCTTCCGCGATCCGGCCAGTGGCGCGCTCGTCCAGCGCAGCGTCGATGCGGAGGGCCGGCCGCTGCCGCGCTCGCAGCCGCCCGCGGCGGTGCCGCTCGGCAGCCTGTGGAAGCTCTTCGTGTTCGCCTGGCTGGTGGAGAACGGCGCGCCGGCGCCGGACTACGTCTGCCGCGGCGGCAGCCGGTTGCGCGAGGAGGAGAGCTACTGCTGCGAGCCGGGCGGCAGCATCGGCCGCGACGCGGCGCTGGTGTCGTCCTGCGGCCTGTTCTTCGACCCCGCGCGGCTGGGCATCGCCGCGGCCGACTGGCGCACCTTCTGGACGGACCGGGCGCGCGGCCTGCCCTGGCTGGCGGACCTGGCGGCGATGGGGCCGGACACCGCGGTGGGCCCGGCGGACGTGATCGCCGCGCTCGAAGCGGTGCCGCCGCGCGCCCGCGAGCAGGCCGCGGGCGTGCTGCTGGCGCGCGCCTTCGCGCCCGGCGGCGACCCCGGCGCGGTGCGCGCGCTGGGCGGCCGGCTGCGGGTCAAGACCTTCTCGTGGTATCGGCCGGGCACGCGCGAACGCTACGGCGGCGGCGCGGGCTGGCTGGCGGACGGCACGCCGCTGTGGTTCGGCGCCGAGGGCACCGGCCAGCAGGTGCTGGCGCGTTACGGCGCGGCGCTGGCGGCGGCGCTGCCGCAGGGTGGCGGCGCCAGCGTTGGCACTGCGCCGGGCTGTGTCGAGGTGGATTTCTTCAGCCGCTATCCGCTGCGGCGGGTCGATGGCCCGGACGGGCGGCCGGCACGCGCCGGCCTGCTGCGCGGGCGCCATGTGGCGGTGTTCGACAATGGGGTGAGCCTGCCTTTCCGGGCCGGCGGCGAGTTGCGCCTGAGCCTCGACGGCGCGGTGCCGCGGCTGCAGGGCCGCTTCGGCGTGGATGACTACGTCGCCCGTGTGCTCGACCGCGAGGCCGATGCCGGCGAGGCCGAAGCCGCGCGGGCGCTGGCGGTGGTGGCGCGCAGCTATCTGTTCAATGAGGCGGCGCGCCGCGGCAACTGCCTGGCGATCGCCGACAGCAGCCGCACCCAGCGGGTGTCGCCCAACCCGCCGTCGGCCGCGGCGCTGGCGGCGGCCGGCTTCACTACCGAGCTGGTGCTGCGTGGCGCGCCGGTCGGCTATCACCTCGACACGCCGGGGTCGGACCGGCTGGTGTGGCGCGAGGCGGTGGCGGCCGGGCGCGCCGGTGAACCGTGGGACGCGATCCTGCGCCGCGCCTTTCCCGCGGCCGATCTGGTGGCCGCGCGCGACCCTGCCGGCCTGCCGTGCGAGCGCTTCGAGGCCGCCGAGCGCTGGCTGGCGGCGCAGGCGCCGCGCTGGAAGCCGCTGCTCGCGGGGCTGCCCGGCTTCGCGCCGCCCGAGTCGTTGCGGGTGTGCCGGTTGGCCTGGGGCACGCCCTTTTCCGAACTCGACCGCGGCCGCATCCACGTGCGCGAGCTGCGTATTCAGGAAGACCGCATCACCCTCGCCCACGAATACCTGCATCTCGGCCTGCGCCATCATCCGGCGAGCGGCGACGAGGCGCTGGTGGAACGTTGGGCGCGGCGGCTGGCGGATGGCGTGCCGTGA
- a CDS encoding mechanosensitive ion channel family protein has protein sequence MKELLPAWALPWLEFITLGLQIALIVLGAVLLRLLLRRLIRRLGERYSLPPELVVGGRRMISFVVGSGALLLVLDRFGVSGTVLWTAFTGFAAVAAVAFFAAWSVLSNIFCTFLIFTTRPFRLYDHIEVLENGEKPGLKGRVVDINLIYTTLQEAAAGQGDTVLQVPNSLFFQRTIRCWRGAPPA, from the coding sequence ATGAAAGAACTCCTGCCCGCATGGGCCCTCCCCTGGCTCGAATTCATCACCCTCGGCCTGCAGATCGCGCTGATCGTGCTCGGCGCGGTGCTGCTGCGCCTGCTGTTGCGCCGTCTCATCCGTCGCCTCGGCGAGCGCTACAGCCTGCCGCCGGAGCTGGTGGTCGGCGGCCGGCGGATGATCAGCTTCGTGGTCGGGTCCGGCGCCCTGCTGCTGGTCCTCGACCGCTTCGGCGTTTCCGGCACGGTGCTGTGGACCGCCTTCACCGGCTTCGCCGCGGTGGCGGCGGTGGCCTTCTTCGCGGCCTGGAGCGTGCTGTCCAACATCTTCTGCACGTTCCTGATCTTCACCACCCGGCCGTTCCGCCTCTACGACCACATCGAGGTGCTGGAGAACGGCGAGAAGCCGGGGCTGAAGGGACGGGTGGTGGACATCAACCTGATCTACACCACCTTGCAGGAAGCCGCCGCCGGCCAGGGCGACACGGTGCTGCAGGTGCCCAACAGCCTCTTCTTCCAGCGCACCATCCGCTGCTGGCGCGGGGCGCCGCCGGCGTGA
- the vapC gene encoding type II toxin-antitoxin system tRNA(fMet)-specific endonuclease VapC yields the protein MAVRYLLDTNICIYIAKHNPPAVRERFARHAADELVMSVVTLGELLFGAEKSQARERALETIARLNSVIRVADLPEAAGVHYGQIRAALQKGGQPIGNNDLWLAAHARAEGWTLVTNDEREFRRVEGLQVENWAA from the coding sequence ATGGCCGTGCGCTATCTGCTCGACACCAACATCTGTATCTACATCGCCAAGCACAATCCGCCTGCCGTGCGCGAACGTTTCGCGCGCCACGCTGCCGATGAACTGGTGATGTCGGTCGTCACCCTGGGCGAACTGCTGTTCGGCGCCGAGAAGAGCCAGGCGCGGGAGCGGGCCCTGGAGACGATCGCACGCCTGAACTCGGTGATCCGGGTGGCGGACCTTCCCGAGGCCGCAGGGGTGCATTACGGGCAGATTCGCGCTGCGTTGCAGAAAGGCGGCCAGCCGATCGGCAACAACGATCTCTGGCTCGCTGCCCATGCCCGCGCCGAAGGCTGGACACTCGTGACCAACGACGAGCGCGAGTTCCGCCGCGTCGAAGGATTGCAGGTGGAGAACTGGGCCGCCTGA
- a CDS encoding antitoxin, producing MAYARIFRSGNSQAVRLPKEFRFDVDQVEIFRRGDEVVLRPRPASAAAIFDALAGLPGDFLAEGREDTPPQERESL from the coding sequence ATGGCTTATGCCCGCATCTTCCGTTCCGGTAACAGCCAGGCCGTCCGCCTGCCCAAGGAATTCCGTTTCGACGTGGACCAGGTGGAGATTTTCCGCCGTGGCGACGAGGTGGTCCTGCGGCCAAGGCCGGCCAGCGCCGCGGCCATCTTCGACGCCCTTGCCGGCCTGCCCGGCGATTTCCTCGCCGAAGGCCGCGAGGACACGCCGCCGCAGGAGCGGGAGAGCCTGTGA